A genomic stretch from Corynebacterium faecale includes:
- a CDS encoding NDP-sugar synthase gives MSSSESPSPVDVDAVILVGGKGTRLRPLTNNTPKPMLPTAGHPFLKHLLARIKAAGITHVVLGTSFKAEVFEDYFGDGSDLGLEIEFVVEDQPLGTGGGIRNVYDKLRHDTAIVFNGDVLSGADLGDILETHREKEADLTMHLVRVPNPRAFGCVPTDADGRVLEFLEKTEDPPTDQINAGCYVFQKELIEAIPADRVVSVERETFPQLLQEGKKVVGHVDTSYWRDMGTPDDFIRGSGDLVRGIAPSPLLDGRTGEGLVDPSAGVRDGVILLGGTVVGRGTEIGAGSRLDGTVVFDGVTIEPGAFIENSIIASGVKIGANAHISNCVIGEGAQIGARCELTGGMRVFPGVVIPDGGIRFSSDQ, from the coding sequence ATGTCTAGTTCTGAAAGTCCGAGCCCGGTGGATGTGGATGCGGTCATCCTCGTCGGAGGTAAGGGAACCCGTCTCCGTCCGTTGACAAACAACACCCCGAAGCCCATGCTCCCGACAGCTGGACACCCGTTTCTGAAGCACCTCCTGGCAAGGATCAAAGCTGCGGGCATCACCCACGTCGTGCTTGGAACCTCCTTCAAAGCCGAGGTGTTCGAGGATTACTTCGGCGACGGCTCGGATCTTGGACTCGAGATTGAATTCGTGGTGGAGGATCAGCCTCTGGGCACCGGTGGTGGTATCCGCAACGTCTACGACAAGCTGCGCCATGACACCGCGATCGTGTTCAACGGCGACGTGCTCTCCGGTGCGGACCTGGGTGACATCCTTGAAACCCACCGTGAGAAGGAGGCGGATCTGACGATGCATCTGGTCCGCGTCCCTAATCCACGGGCTTTCGGATGTGTCCCCACCGACGCTGACGGCAGGGTCCTGGAATTTCTGGAAAAGACGGAAGACCCACCGACGGATCAGATCAATGCGGGTTGTTATGTCTTCCAGAAGGAACTCATCGAGGCGATCCCCGCTGACCGCGTTGTGTCCGTAGAGCGCGAAACCTTTCCGCAGCTGTTGCAGGAGGGCAAGAAAGTTGTCGGCCACGTGGACACCTCCTATTGGCGCGACATGGGCACCCCTGATGATTTCATCCGGGGTTCCGGAGACCTGGTCCGTGGCATCGCCCCTTCACCGCTGCTGGATGGGCGTACGGGTGAGGGACTGGTCGATCCTTCCGCTGGTGTCCGCGACGGCGTGATCCTACTGGGCGGCACCGTTGTGGGACGGGGTACGGAAATCGGTGCGGGGTCCCGACTCGACGGCACCGTGGTCTTCGACGGGGTCACCATCGAACCGGGTGCGTTCATCGAGAATTCCATCATTGCTTCCGGCGTGAAGATCGGGGCTAACGCCCATATCTCCAACTGCGTGATCGGTGAAGGCGCCCAGATCGGTGCCCGCTGTGAACTGACAGGCGGAATGCGTGTCTTCCCCGGAGTGGTGATTCCCGACGGCGGGATCCGCTTCTCTTCTGATCAATAA
- a CDS encoding WhiB family transcriptional regulator encodes MTLDELFGAAEQEWQEQALCAQTDPEAFFPEKGGSTREAKRICQACPVQDDCLEFALEHDERFGIWGGLSERERRRLKREII; translated from the coding sequence ATGACTCTGGATGAACTGTTCGGCGCTGCGGAGCAGGAATGGCAGGAACAGGCGCTGTGTGCGCAGACGGATCCGGAGGCGTTTTTTCCGGAGAAGGGTGGTTCCACCCGGGAAGCCAAGCGGATCTGCCAGGCATGCCCGGTGCAGGATGACTGCCTCGAGTTCGCCCTCGAGCATGATGAACGTTTTGGCATCTGGGGTGGCCTCTCAGAACGCGAACGCCGCCGGCTCAAGCGTGAAATCATCTAA
- a CDS encoding DUF3499 domain-containing protein, protein MSQFRRCSRPGCGKPAVATLTYAYSESTAVVGPLAPAAEPHSWDLCEHHAERITAPLGWEMLRVNDIFPEDDEDLTALAEAVREAGRNASGLVASEEEVGGNHPVNRSAKRAEYRAHRRGHLYVVPEPEDQ, encoded by the coding sequence GTGAGTCAGTTCCGTCGTTGTTCCCGCCCCGGTTGTGGCAAGCCTGCCGTCGCCACCCTCACCTACGCGTACTCAGAGTCCACTGCTGTCGTAGGTCCGCTCGCCCCCGCTGCGGAACCGCACAGCTGGGATCTCTGTGAGCACCATGCCGAGCGCATCACCGCGCCCCTCGGTTGGGAGATGCTGCGCGTCAATGACATCTTCCCGGAAGATGATGAGGATCTCACCGCACTGGCTGAAGCCGTCCGTGAAGCCGGGCGCAACGCCAGCGGCCTGGTCGCCTCCGAGGAGGAGGTAGGTGGCAACCATCCGGTCAACCGTTCAGCGAAGCGTGCCGAATACCGTGCACACCGCCGCGGACATCTCTATGTGGTCCCGGAGCCTGAGGACCAATAA
- a CDS encoding metallopeptidase family protein, whose product MHSRTFRDRRGRGLRGPLMPTEVPRHASRRKAFDRAVLEAYGPLYAAYRKELTNLDIAVDTVPRMRLSADMTILPDEITADGPVPLGRVIPPAVDPQGNPTRARIVIFRMPIEQRVTSSAERHELLTHVLISLVANYLNVEPQDIDPGFNS is encoded by the coding sequence ATGCATTCGAGAACTTTCCGCGACAGGCGTGGCCGTGGGCTCCGGGGACCGCTTATGCCGACAGAGGTGCCGCGACATGCTTCTCGTCGTAAAGCTTTTGACCGCGCCGTCCTGGAGGCATACGGGCCGCTCTATGCGGCCTATCGTAAAGAGCTGACCAATCTGGATATCGCGGTGGATACCGTGCCGCGCATGCGTCTGAGTGCTGACATGACGATCCTGCCCGATGAAATCACCGCGGACGGCCCCGTCCCACTGGGGCGGGTGATCCCACCGGCCGTCGACCCGCAGGGGAATCCGACTCGCGCCCGCATCGTCATCTTCCGCATGCCCATCGAGCAGCGGGTGACCAGCAGCGCTGAACGCCACGAACTTCTCACCCACGTTCTGATCTCGCTCGTGGCGAACTACCTCAACGTGGAACCGCAGGATATCGATCCCGGTTTCAACAGCTAG